CGCGTCCGCGCCGTCCTGACCGACTGGGACCTTGCGCCCGAGGTCGCGGACGACGCCCTCCTCGTGGTCTCGGAGATGATCACGAACGCGGTCATGCACGCTCTCCCGCCGGCCACCCTGCGACTGTCCCGCGTCACGGGTCACGGCGGCTGCACTCTGCGCGTCGAGGTCACCGACGCCGGTCCGGCGGCACAGCGCCGGCGAGGGGTCCGCGACACCCTGCCGGAAGAGCACGGCCGCGGGATCGCGATCGTTGCCGCACTGTCTTTCCGGTGCGGCGCCCGTGTCCATCCGGGCGGGGTCACTCGATGGGCGGATCTCCGCGTGGCGTGAGCCGACCCCGCGACGCGGACGGCAGCGTCGTCGCAGTGAAGGTCTGGGTCCCCGGCAGGCGGTCGCGGCTACGGCCGAGAAGTACGCCTGCAGATGTCACGCCGGAACCATTGACAGACAAGAGCGATTGTCAAACAATCGGCGGCACCTTCAGGGGTGACGGGGGCCACAAGTAGGCCATCGCAAGAGGCAAGGAGCTCGACATGAACGGTTACCAACAGGTTTTCGACCCCCTCGCAGGGTCACTGGGGTGGAGCGCGCTGTGCGCCGCGCTTCCCCTGGTCATGCTGTTCGTGCTGCTGGGTGGTCTGCGCTGGAAGGCGTGGAAGGCATCGCTGATGGCTCTCGCCGCGGCCCTCGGCGTGGCGGTCTTCGCCTATGAGATGCCTGTGGGCCAGGCGGCTCTGGCAGCGGGGGAGGGAGCCGCCTTCGGCCTGTTCCCGATCATCTGGATCGTGCTGAACGCCCTGTGGATCTACAAGCTCACAGAGCTCACAGGGTGGGACGCAGTGCTCCGGCGGGCGTTCGGGTCGCTGTCGGCCGATCAGCGCGTGCAGGCGGTGATCATCGCTTTCTGCTTCGGCGCGCTGCTGGAGGCGCTCGCCGGCTTCGGTACCCCGGTGGCGGTCTCCTCGGTGATGCTGATGGCGGTCGGGCTGCGGCCGATGAAGGCCGCCACGGTCTCCCTGGTGGCCAACACGGCACCCGTGGCGTTCGGTGCCATCGCGGTGCCGATCACCACCCTGGCGAAGATCACCGGCCTGGACGCCGCGGACCTGGGCGCGATGGTGGGGCGACAGACGCCGCTGCTGGCTCTGTTCGTGCCGCTGCTGCTGGTGTTCATGGTGGACGGCAGGCGCGGTGTGCGGCAGACGTGGCCGGTGGCCCTCGCGGGCGGTTTCGGATTCGCGGCCGCCCAGTTCATCAGCGCCAACTTCCTCTCCTACGAGATCGCCGACATCGTGGCGGCCTTCGCGGGCGCCCTGGCCGTCGTCGTAACGCTGCGCGTCTGGCAGCCCAAGGAGACGCTGGCGGCGCAGGGCCAGGCGCCGGTCCTCGTCGGGGACG
This window of the Streptomyces sp. SLBN-118 genome carries:
- a CDS encoding ATP-binding protein; translated protein: MNKSNEGATARSGWMRPEAAEEVLPLPRILEALAAVRRRVRAVLTDWDLAPEVADDALLVVSEMITNAVMHALPPATLRLSRVTGHGGCTLRVEVTDAGPAAQRRRGVRDTLPEEHGRGIAIVAALSFRCGARVHPGGVTRWADLRVA
- a CDS encoding L-lactate permease yields the protein MNGYQQVFDPLAGSLGWSALCAALPLVMLFVLLGGLRWKAWKASLMALAAALGVAVFAYEMPVGQAALAAGEGAAFGLFPIIWIVLNALWIYKLTELTGWDAVLRRAFGSLSADQRVQAVIIAFCFGALLEALAGFGTPVAVSSVMLMAVGLRPMKAATVSLVANTAPVAFGAIAVPITTLAKITGLDAADLGAMVGRQTPLLALFVPLLLVFMVDGRRGVRQTWPVALAGGFGFAAAQFISANFLSYEIADIVAAFAGALAVVVTLRVWQPKETLAAQGQAPVLVGDASADAVVSETVDRRRRTGEGSALMAFAPYLTVVVLFAVATFGPVKTWLEAHSGWKFAWPGLDVVNASGKPLASATFNFNLLNSGGTILLLAGLITAAIYGIGITRGARAYGGTVRQFRWTVVTVMAVLALAYVMNMSGQTVTLGLFLAQTGAAFALLSPIVGWLGVAVTGSDTSSNSLFGLLQLTAAQKTGMSPYLLGAANTTGGVLGKMISPQNLAIAAAVVGLEGREGELFRRVVGWGLGLLGAVCLLVYLQSTPVLDWMVVR